The DNA region GGCGAACAAGGTGGACCCGATCGCCGATATCGAGACCATCGATACCGAGCTGGCGCTGGCCGATCTCGAGGCCGTGCTGAAGGCGCTCGACCGCGCCACCCGTTCGGCCAAGGCCAACGACAAGGACGCGATCGCGAAGAAACCGGTGCTGGAGAAGCTCCGCGTCGCGCTCGATCAGGGCAAGTCGGCCCGTGCGGCTGGTCTCGATGCCGAGGAAAAAGCCCTCGTCCGCGACATGTTCCTGATCACGATGAAGCCGCTGATGTACATCGCCAACGTGGCGGAAGACGGCTTCGAGAACAATCCGCACCTCGACGCCGTGCGTGCGCGTGCCGTGGAAGAGGGTGCCGAGGTCGTGCCCATCTGCGCCGCCATCGAAGAAGAGCTCTCTCAGCTCGAAGACGCCGATCGCGACGAGTTCCTTAAGGATCTCGGCCTCGAAGAGCCGGGCCTCAACCGCGTCATCCGCGCAGGCTACACGCTGCTCGGCCTGCAGACGTATTTCACCGCCGGCGAAAAGGAAGTCCGTGCCTGGCAGGTCCGCGCCGGTTCCACCGCGCCGCAGGCGGCCGGCGTCATCCATACTGATTTCGAGCGTGGTTTCATTCGCGCCGAAACGGTGGGCTACGACGACTTCATCAAGTTCAACGGCGAGCAGGGTGCGAAGGAAGCCGGGCGTCTTCGTCTCGAGGGTAAGGAATACCTGGTGAAGGAAGGCGACATTCTGCACTTCCGCTTCAACGTCTGATTCCGGCTGTTCATCGGTGATAACGAGAGGCCTCGCTCACGCGAGGCCTTTTTTTCGCGCCGCGCAATTCAATCGCTTGCAATTCAATATTCACAACCCTACATTCAGGGCATGAGCAGGAAATCCCTTCCGGAAGGCGTCGAAGCCCCGCGTACCCTCGACGGGCAGCTGTGCTTTTCGCTGTATTCCGCAAACCTCGCGATGGGGAAGCTCTACCGCCAGCTGCTGGCAAAGCTGGACCTTACCTACCCGCAATACCTCGTCATGCTCGTGCTGTGGGAGCGCGACGGCATCACCGTGTCGGAACTGGGCGACCGGCTGTTTCTCGACTCGGCCACGCTTACCCCGCTGCTGAAGCGCTTGCAGGCAGCGGGCCACGTGGTGCGCACGCGCGGTACGCGCGATGAGCGGCAGGTCCTCGTCACGCTCACCGACGAAGGCAGGGCGTTGCGCGAGAAAACCGGGCATGTTCCCGTCGACGTGTTCTGCGCGACCGGTTGCGAGATCGATGAGCTCGTCGGTCTGAAGGCGCAGCTGGAAACGCTGCGCGCGAGCCTGATCGATACCGCGAAGAGCGGCTAACGGACCTCAGCCGGTGATCTGCCGCTGCATGTGATCCAGGTACTGATCCAGCTCGGCCACGCTGGCGAATACTTCCGCCACCGGCACCGCTTTCACGATCTCGAAAACCTTCTTCACCTGCGGCTGCGGGTTCAGCAGCAACGTGCGGCCGGCACGATCCTGCATCTGTTTGCGTAGCTGCGCGAGGCTGCGCAGGCCGGCGCTGCTGATGTAATCGAGCGCGGACAGATCGATGATCAGCGTGCCCCCGTTGTCCACGAGCGGGGTGATATCGCGCAGTGCGTCGTCGAATTCGCCGAAGGTCGCCGCATCGAGGCGGCCTTCCAGCCACACGGTGCTGCGGTCGGTGGTCGGGGATTCACTGCGAACGATCAGGGTCATGGGGCAGGCTCGTCGGACAGGGATGGATCGAAGCGGATGACGACACGGTTGCCATGTTCGTCGCGTGCATAGTGGAAATCGCTGGCGATGCTGCGTGCAAGATGCAAGCCGAGTCCGCCGATGTCGCGCAGGGCGATATCGCCAGGGAGGTCCGGCGGTTCCGGTTCCAGCGGATCGAAGGGCATGGCATCGTCGCGCAGCTCGAGTCGGACCATGTCGTTGCCGATGTCCAGCTGAATCTCGATGCTGCCGTCGCGCCCGTCGGGATAGCCATGACGGACCGTATTCACCAGCAGCTCTTCGAGCACGAGGCGGACGTCCGTGCGACAGGCGGGATCGACGTCGCCGCGTTCGAGCGCGCTCCCGGCGCGGTCGAGGGCAAGAAACACGTCCTCGAGACGATTAGGAATGCGCAACCGCATCGAGGCGGACTCCTTTCGCCCCGGCGTCGTGCCAGGTCAGCGCGAGCAGTGCGATGTCGTCGTAAGCGGGGGCGCCCTCGACATAAGCATCGACGTCGTTCAGAACGCCGGTGACGAGCGCCTCCGGTGTCGCGCCTTCGCCGATGCGCGAGACGCTGTCGAGCAAGGCATCCGCGCCATAAAGGCGCTGATTGCCTGCGTGCGCTTCGCTGACGCCATCGGTGTACATGATTACGGTGTCGCCCCCCAGCAGTGTCATCACCCGCACAGGGTAGCGCGCTTCGCGATCGAGGCCGAGGGCGGGGCCGGTTTCGACGTCGACGAGGATGGCGCTTCCGCCGGCGTGCAGTACGGGCTGTTCGTGCCCGGCGCTGGCCATGCTGAGCATCCCGGTTTCGGTCTCCACGACACCGCATAGCAGGGTGACGAACATGCAGGTGTCGTTGCCCTTGCACAGCTCACGGTTGAGCGCGGCGAGGATGTCGCTCGGCGACCGTGCGTGCGTGGCGATGGTGCGCGCGAGAGTGATCGTCCGCGCCATGAACAGGGCGGCCGGCACGCCCTTGTCGGAGACGTCGCCGACCATGACGCAGACGTGCTTCGCGCCGAGCGCGAAATACGTGTACAGATCGCCGCCCACCGCACTGGCCGGGCGCAGCGCGGCAAACAGCTCGATACGACCGTCCGCGGCGAGCCAGCGCGGTTCCGGGATGAGGGCAAGCTGGATCTGGCGGGCGATCTCCAGCTCGCTGGCGATACGCTCCTGCTCACGGGCGGTGCGCTTCGCGGTATCGATATGGCCCGCGAGCTGATGCCGCATATGGTCGAAGGCCCGGGTGAGGCGACCTACCTCGTCGTTCCGCCGGACGTCGGGCAGGGCGAAATCCAGGTCGCCTCGCGCCACGTTTTCCGCGCGCTCGGCGAGGACGCCCAGTGGAGCCATCAGGCGGCGTGTGACGATGAGTGCGATGAGAGAGACGCCGGCGAGCGCCAGCAATCCCAGCAGGATGTCCACCATGTAGGTGCGCCGGAGGTCGGCCAGCACGGCGCGCTCAGGCATGCTCAGTCCGAAGATCCAGCCGGTCCCACGAATCGGTACGTAGTAGACCCAGACGGGCTCGCTCACGCGCGCGCCCATCTCGGGCGTCAGCCGTATCGGGTTCTTTCCCGTCGCCATGGCCTCCCTCAGAGGGCGGCTGGCCCGGCTGCCGATGTACGACGTCCAGTCATGCGCGAGGAAGATGCCGTCGCTGTCGGCCACGAACGCGGAAGCGTGTTCAGGCTTGCCAAGCTGGCTGAGGAGTCGCTGGAGCCAGTCGAGGCTGATGGTCGCGTCGGCGACGCCGATGACCGGGATGCGGCTCGTGCCCGGTATCGCGACCGAATAGCCCACCAGGGTCTCGGGACGACCGGCCATCCGGAATGGCGCTTGCCAACAGCCGCTGTCGCAGTTCAGGCCTTGGACGAACCAGTCGGAACTCCAGTACGGCTCCGGATCCGTTCTACGGCTGCTGGCGATGAGCGAGCCACCGGGACCGCGACGTACTACCGGGGCGTCCTGATCGCGTACCGCCGAGCTGTCCCGCGGTACGAAGGCGGCGCTGATGTCGACGATCTCCGGGTTCGCGGCGAGCGTGTCGCGAATGAGGGCGGGGGCCTGGTCCCGACGGTCGTGAAGGAGGGCGGCGAGGGTGCGTCCGATGGTGGCGACCCCGTCGATGCGTCCCTGGATGCGGACGGCGGCGGACTGGACGACGGCGGCCGCTTCGCGCTGGGTCTGGGCCAGCGTCTGCTCACGGGTGTGGGATAGCAGCAGTCCGCCGGTCACGATCATGATGATCGCCGACCCCAAAAGCATAGCCAGGGCGAGTCGCGAGGCGACGCTGCGAAGAACCATGGGGCGCTCCCGGGGACGATGGCTTCGAATCTATGCCGCGCGGGGCGGTCCGACAAGCCGCCCAGCGGCCATAATGTGACTTTCCCCAGCAAGGTAGCGGCATGTCCGGCACCCAGCGAGAAGTCGAATTCCGTTTCCTGGCCCAACCGACCGATGTGAACTTCGGCGGCAAAGTCCACGGCGGCATGGTCATGAAGTGGCTCGATCAGGCAGGGTACGCCTGTGCGGTGGGCTGGAGTGGCGCCTATTGCGTGACCGTTTCGGTCAGTGGCATCCAGTTCCTTGCACCGATTCTCATCGGCGACCTCGTGACCGTCCGCGCCCGTCTGATCCATACCGGCACGTCGAGCATGCACCTCGCGGTGGACGTCCTCGCACGGGACCTCCGTAGCGGCGAACAGCGTCTGGCCACCAGTTGCGTGATGGTCTTCGTGGCCATGGACAAGGCGGACGGCGGTAAGCCGACCCCGGTTCCGCCCTGGAAGCCGGTTGAAGAGAGGGATCTGCGCCTGCAGGAGTACGCCCTCAAGCTGATGGAAATGTCGCGTGCGATGGAGCCACTGGTGCTCGCCACGCGGGAGGCCTGACAAAACGCTTCCCAAGGGCGACCCGCCTCGTTACACTGCGCGGCTCGCTCACCGACAACCCGTATCGGTGGGCTGTCCGGGCGTCGGTAAGCGGTCAAGGCATGTGTATTTTACGTGCGGAAGTTATTGACAGTTTCCGGGGCGCTCGCGACAATAGGCGTTCTATGTTGGAGGAATACCCAAGCGGCCAACGGGGGCAGACTGTAAATCTGCTGGCTTACGCCTTCGGTGGTTCGAATCCACCTTCCTCCACCAAACGAGTTCCGCGCAGTGCGGGAGTAGTTCAATGGTAGAACTTCAGCCTTCCAAGCTGATTGTGCGGGTTCGATTCCCGTCTCCCGCTCCATTGATCTTACGCGCGCTGCGTTTCGTGCTCATGTAGCTCAGTCGGTAGAGCACTTCCTTGGTAAGGAAGAGGTCGCTGGTTCGATTCCAGTCATGAGCACCATCTTCGTCGCCCGCGGCGGTTCCTTTTTTACTATCTCATTGGCTCCAGCGGAGTTTAGCGCTCATGGCAAAGGGTAAGTTCGAACGTAAGAAGCCGCACGTCAACGTCGGCACCATCGGTCACGTCGATCACGGCAAGACCACGCTCACGGCTGCCCTGACCAAGATCGGCGCCGAGCGTTTCGGTGGCGAGTTCAAGGACTACGGTTCGATCGATGCGGCGCCGGAAGAGAAGGCACGCGGCATCACGATCTCGACCGCGCACGTGGAATACGAGTCGCCGAACCGTCACTACGGTCACGTCGACTGCCCGGGCCACGCTGACTATGTGAAGAACATGATCACGGGTGCGGCGCAGATGGACGGCGCGATCCTGGTGTGCTCGGCCGCTGACGGCCCGATGCCGCAGACCCGCGAGCACATCCTGCTCTCGCGTCAGGTCGGCGTGCCGTACATCGTCGTGTTCCTGAACAAGGCCGACATGGTCGACGACGCCGAGCTGCTCGAGCTGGTCGAGATGGAAGTTCGCGAACTGCTGTCGAAGTACGAGTTCCCGGG from Luteibacter mycovicinus includes:
- the ychF gene encoding redox-regulated ATPase YchF, whose protein sequence is MGIKCGIVGLPNVGKSTLFNALTKAGIAAANFPFCTIEPNTGIVPVPDLRLTALAGIVKPQRVIPTTMEFVDIAGLVAGASKGEGLGNKFLAHIRETDAIAHVVRCFEDGNVIHVANKVDPIADIETIDTELALADLEAVLKALDRATRSAKANDKDAIAKKPVLEKLRVALDQGKSARAAGLDAEEKALVRDMFLITMKPLMYIANVAEDGFENNPHLDAVRARAVEEGAEVVPICAAIEEELSQLEDADRDEFLKDLGLEEPGLNRVIRAGYTLLGLQTYFTAGEKEVRAWQVRAGSTAPQAAGVIHTDFERGFIRAETVGYDDFIKFNGEQGAKEAGRLRLEGKEYLVKEGDILHFRFNV
- a CDS encoding MarR family winged helix-turn-helix transcriptional regulator, which codes for MSRKSLPEGVEAPRTLDGQLCFSLYSANLAMGKLYRQLLAKLDLTYPQYLVMLVLWERDGITVSELGDRLFLDSATLTPLLKRLQAAGHVVRTRGTRDERQVLVTLTDEGRALREKTGHVPVDVFCATGCEIDELVGLKAQLETLRASLIDTAKSG
- a CDS encoding STAS domain-containing protein, producing MTLIVRSESPTTDRSTVWLEGRLDAATFGEFDDALRDITPLVDNGGTLIIDLSALDYISSAGLRSLAQLRKQMQDRAGRTLLLNPQPQVKKVFEIVKAVPVAEVFASVAELDQYLDHMQRQITG
- a CDS encoding ATP-binding protein; its protein translation is MRLRIPNRLEDVFLALDRAGSALERGDVDPACRTDVRLVLEELLVNTVRHGYPDGRDGSIEIQLDIGNDMVRLELRDDAMPFDPLEPEPPDLPGDIALRDIGGLGLHLARSIASDFHYARDEHGNRVVIRFDPSLSDEPAP
- a CDS encoding SpoIIE family protein phosphatase, whose product is MVLRSVASRLALAMLLGSAIIMIVTGGLLLSHTREQTLAQTQREAAAVVQSAAVRIQGRIDGVATIGRTLAALLHDRRDQAPALIRDTLAANPEIVDISAAFVPRDSSAVRDQDAPVVRRGPGGSLIASSRRTDPEPYWSSDWFVQGLNCDSGCWQAPFRMAGRPETLVGYSVAIPGTSRIPVIGVADATISLDWLQRLLSQLGKPEHASAFVADSDGIFLAHDWTSYIGSRASRPLREAMATGKNPIRLTPEMGARVSEPVWVYYVPIRGTGWIFGLSMPERAVLADLRRTYMVDILLGLLALAGVSLIALIVTRRLMAPLGVLAERAENVARGDLDFALPDVRRNDEVGRLTRAFDHMRHQLAGHIDTAKRTAREQERIASELEIARQIQLALIPEPRWLAADGRIELFAALRPASAVGGDLYTYFALGAKHVCVMVGDVSDKGVPAALFMARTITLARTIATHARSPSDILAALNRELCKGNDTCMFVTLLCGVVETETGMLSMASAGHEQPVLHAGGSAILVDVETGPALGLDREARYPVRVMTLLGGDTVIMYTDGVSEAHAGNQRLYGADALLDSVSRIGEGATPEALVTGVLNDVDAYVEGAPAYDDIALLALTWHDAGAKGVRLDAVAHS
- a CDS encoding acyl-CoA thioesterase — protein: MSGTQREVEFRFLAQPTDVNFGGKVHGGMVMKWLDQAGYACAVGWSGAYCVTVSVSGIQFLAPILIGDLVTVRARLIHTGTSSMHLAVDVLARDLRSGEQRLATSCVMVFVAMDKADGGKPTPVPPWKPVEERDLRLQEYALKLMEMSRAMEPLVLATREA